In a genomic window of Coregonus clupeaformis isolate EN_2021a chromosome 27, ASM2061545v1, whole genome shotgun sequence:
- the paox gene encoding peroxisomal N(1)-acetyl-spermine/spermidine oxidase — VKPHRRKRGRCSGSSRGRDKDRLLDNTMALRHGLDSQIVIVGCGISGIGAALKLTKHGFRNVRILEATGRSGGRIKTGRMGNNIIEIGANWIHGPSEANPVFCLSRQYSLLDPESLTQENQDLDIGGHPPWVPNWFSSSGRKLTPELMGPAVELFAELLEEGGEFSEQGGEPYSSVGEFIRAEVRQRAAERWQGDSPSCQSVRLSLISTLLKAECCVNGTHTLDTLGLGAFGLYKTLPGLDCTFPRGYEGLIYNLMKELPAGIVSYRRPVSCVHWQRVVRKGGREHPVVVECEDGERIPADHVILTVPLGYLKKHHGTLLSPPLPLHKLHSVQRMGFGTNNKIFVEFDQPWWDDDCEVIYLVWENESDLVDQVSDVERLWIKKLFGFTVLKPTERYGHVLCGWIAGHESEFMETLPEQDVTHSITHLIRRFTGNPTITPRRVLRSQWFHDPWTCGSYTYTATGTSLQDIHNLAEPLPQQGEQPLQVLFAGEATHPSFFSTVHGALLTGWREADRLISHYSTPSTFQPTRSKL; from the exons gttaaacctcatcgaagaaaaAGAGGAAGATGTAGCGGATCgagtagagggagagataaagacagGTTGTTAGACAACACGATGGCTTTGCGGCACGGTCTGGACTCGCAGATAGTAATAGTTGGCTGTGGAATATCTGGTATTGGAGCAGCTTTGAAGTTAACCAAACATGGTTTCCGCAATGTGAGGATCCTGGAAGCGACGGGACGTAGTGGAGGAAGGATAAAGACAGGCAGAATGG GTAATAACATCATAGAGATTGGTGCTAACTGGATCCATGGTCCGTCGGAGGCTAACCCAGTGTTCTGTCTgtccagacagtacagcctgcTGGACCCAGAGAGCCTGACTCAGGAGAACCAGGACCTGGATATAGGAGGTCACCCACCATGGGTACCAAACTGGTTCTCCAGCTCTG GTCGTAAGCTGACTCCAGAGCTGATGGGTCCTGCTGTAGAGCTGTTTGCTGAGCtgttggaggagggaggagagttcaGCGAACAGGGAGGAGAACCATATAGCAGTGTAGGGGAGTTCATACGGGCAGAG gtgcgtCAGCGTGCAGCAGAGCGGTGGCAGGGTGACAGTCCGTCCTGtcagtctgtccgtctgtctctgaTCAGTACTCTGCTGAAGGCGGAGTGTTGTGTGAACggaacacacactctggacacgcTGGGCCTGGGAGCCTTTGGACTGTACAAGACCCTGCCTGGATTGGACTGCACCTTCCCCCG aGGTTATGAAGGGTTAATCTACAACTTGATGAAAGAGCTTCCTGCTGGGATAGTCTCCTACCGTCGACCAGTCAGCTGTGTCCACTGGCAGAgggtggtgaggaaaggagggagagagcacCCTGTAGTGGTGGAGTgtgaagatggagagagaatcCCAGCGGACCACGTCATCCTCACTGTCCCTCTCG GTTATCTGAAGAAGCATCACGgtaccctcctctcccctcctctacccctccacaaGCTGCACTCTGTCCAGAGGATGGGCTTTGGAACCAACAACAAGATCTTTGTGGAGTTTGACCAACCCTGGTGGGACGACGACTGTGAGGTCATATACCTGGTCTGGGAAAACGAG TCAGACTTGGTGGACCAGGTATCAGATGTGGAGAGACTCTGGATCAAGAAACTGTTTGGTTTCACTGTCCTCAAACCCACTGAGCG GTATGGCCATGTGTTGTGTGGCTGGATCGCTGGTCATGAGTCTGAGTTCATGGAGACTCTGCCAGAACAGGATGTCACACACTCCATAACACACCTGATACGCAGGTTCACAG ggaACCCAACCATCACCCCACGGCGTGTCCTGAGGTCTCAGTGGTTCCATGACCCATGGACCTGTGGCTCCTACACGTACACCGCTACTGGAACCTCACTGCAGGATATACACAACCTGGCTGAACCACTACCACAACAAGGGGAACAG cctctccagGTGTTGTTTGCTGGAGAAGCCACCCATCCTTCCTTCTTCTCCACCGTCCATGGAGCGCTGCTTACTGGCTGGAGGGAAGCTGATAGACTCATATCTCACTACTCCACCCCCAGCACCTTCCAGCCAACCAGATCAAAGCTATAA